The Vicinamibacteria bacterium nucleotide sequence GCAAGCCCGCCGAGTACATCAAGCAGCGGGTCGGCGAGTGCGAGAACGCGCTCGACAAGCTGACAGCCTACATCGAGGCCAATTTCGAGTTCATGGAAGCCAACCGCGATAACTATGTGGCGCTCGTGGATCTCTGGGGCCGACGCGGGAGCACCGAAGATCACAACCACTTCAATGCCGAAGTCTACGAGCCCTCCCGTCGCTACCTCTCCCACATATTAGAAGAGGGCATGGCCAGCGGAGAGTTTCGCCCGCTTCCGATTGACGCGACCGCTTCTCTCGTTCAAGCCGTCATCGACGGCGTGATGCTGCAATGGGTCTTCGACGAAAAGGCGATCGATTTGCGCGTGGCCGGCACCCAAGTGGTGGAAATGCTGGCACAGCACGCGAAGAACCGATCGAAGGAGAAAGAGCCATGAGTGACGAGCCCGTCCTCGATACATCCGGCATGTCCGCGGCCAAGCGGGCCGCCTTCGAGCTCACCGAGTCGTCTCGGGAAAGCTACTGGGAGTATCCGACATTTGCCGGCGCCCTTTTCATGGGCGAGCTTCCCTTCGAGCTCGTTCACCCCTACCCCGAGCTTCCCCAGGACCGCGACGAGAAAGGCCGGGCCTTCCTCGCGAAGCTCGAGGACTTCCTGCGCGAGCGCACCGACCCGGACCAGATCGACCTCGAGGGAGAGATCCCAAAAGATGTCATCGAGGGGCTCGCCGCGATGGGAGCTTTCGGTATCAAGATTCCCGAGACGTTCGGAGGACTCGGTCTGAGCCAGCAGGTCTATACGCGCGCCGCGGTTCTTCTGGGAAGCTATTGCGGCAATCTTTCGGCGCTCCTGTCCGCTCATCAGTCGATTGGCGTGCCGCAGCCGCTCCTGCTCTTCGGAAACGAAGAACAGAAACGCCGGTTCCTCCCAAGAGTCGCCTCGGGGGAGATCTCGGCATTCGCGCTCACCGAGCGGGGCGTCGGATCCGATCCCGCGCGGATGGAGACCCACGCGGTGCCGACCGAGGACGGAAAGCACTTCATCCTCAACGGCGAGAAGCTCTGGTGCACCAACGGTACTCTGGCGGGGCTTCTCGTGGTGATGGCCAAGACCCCGTCGAAGGTCGTGAACGGCCGCGAGCGGGAGCAGATCACGGCATTCGTCGTCGAGGCCGATTCCCCCGGTGTCGAAGTCGTTCAGCGCTGCCGATTCATGGGACTGAGAGCGCTCTACAACGCGAGGATCCGGTTCACGAACGTCAAGGTTCCGCGAGAGAACATCATCGCCGCGG carries:
- a CDS encoding TetR family transcriptional regulator C-terminal domain-containing protein — translated: KPAEYIKQRVGECENALDKLTAYIEANFEFMEANRDNYVALVDLWGRRGSTEDHNHFNAEVYEPSRRYLSHILEEGMASGEFRPLPIDATASLVQAVIDGVMLQWVFDEKAIDLRVAGTQVVEMLAQHAKNRSKEKEP